A section of the Lepus europaeus isolate LE1 chromosome 10, mLepTim1.pri, whole genome shotgun sequence genome encodes:
- the KCNJ4 gene encoding inward rectifier potassium channel 4 — translation MHGHSRNGQAHVPRRKRRNRFVKKNGQCNVYFANLSNKSQRYMADIFTTCVDTRWRYMLMIFSAAFLVSWLFFGLLFWCIAFFHGDLEAGPAVPAAGGPAGGAASAAPKPCIMHVNGFLGAFLFSVETQTTIGYGFRCVTEECPLAVIAVVVQSIVGCVIDSFMIGTIMAKMARPKKRAQTLLFSHHAVISVRDGKLCLMWRVGNLRKSHIVEAHVRAQLIKPYMTQEGEYLPLDQRDLNVGYDIGLDRIFLVSPIIIVHEIDEDSPLYGMGKEELESEDFEIVVILEGMVEATAMTTQARSSYLASEILWGHRFEPVVFEEKSHYKVDYSRFHKTYEVAGTPCCSARELQESKITVLPAPPPPPSAFCYENELALMSQEEEEMEEEAVAAAAVAAGLGLEAGSKEEAGIIHMLEFGSHLDLERMQATLPLDNVSYRRESAI, via the coding sequence ATGCACGGGCACAGCCGCAACGGGCAGGCCCACGTGCCCCGGCGGAAACGCCGCAACCGCTTCGTCAAGAAGAACGGCCAGTGCAACGTGTACTTCGCCAACCTGAGCAACAAGTCCCAGCGCTACATGGCCGACATCTTCACCACGTGCGTGGACACGCGCTGGCGCTACATGCTGATGATCTTCTCCGCGGCCTTCCTCGTCTCCTGGCTCTTTTTCGGCCTCCTCTTCTGGTGCATCGCCTTCTTCCACGGCGACCTGGAGGCTGGCCCGGCGGTGCCCGCGGCAGGGGGCCCGGCGGGCGGCGCGGCCTCGGCGGCCCCCAAGCCATGCATCATGCATGTGAATGGCTTCCTGGGCGCCTTCCTGTTCTCGGTGGAGACCCAGACGACCATCGGCTACGGCTTCCGGTGCGTGACGGAGGAGTGCCCGCTGGCCGTGATCGCCGTGGTGGTCCAGTCCATCGTGGGCTGCGTCATCGACTCCTTCATGATTGGCACCATCATGGCCAAGATGGCGCGGCCCAAAAAGCGGGCGCAGACGCTGCTCTTCAGCCACCACGCCGTCATCTCGGTGCGCGACGGCAAGCTCTGCCTGATGTGGCGCGTGGGCAACCTGCGCAAGAGCCACATCGTGGAGGCGCACGTGCGGGCCCAGCTCATCAAGCCCTACATGACCCAGGAGGGCGAGTACCTGCCGCTGGACCAGCGGGACCTCAACGTGGGCTACGACATCGGCTTGGACcgcatcttcctggtctcgccCATCATCATCGTGCACGAGATCGACGAGGACAGCCCGCTGTACGGCATgggcaaggaggagctggagtccGAGGACTTCGAGATCGTCGTCATCCTCGAGGGCATGGTGGAGGCCACGGCCATGACCACGCAGGCCCGCAGCTCCTACCTGGCCAGCGAGATCCTGTGGGGCCACCGCTTCGAGCCGGTGGTCTTCGAGGAGAAGAGCCATTACAAGGTGGACTACTCCCGCTTCCACAAGACCTACGAGGTGGCCGGCACGCCCTGCTGCTCGGCCCGGGAGCTGCAGGAGAGCAAGATCACCGTGctgcccgccccgccgcccccgcccagTGCCTTCTGCTACGAGAACGAGctggccctcatgagccaggaggaggaggagatggaagaGGAGGCGGTGGCCGCGGCGGCCGTGGCCgcgggcctgggcctggaggcGGGCTCCAAGGAGGAGGCGGGCATCATACACATGCTGGAGTTCGGGAGCCACCTGGATTTGGAGCGCATGCAGGCCACGCTCCCGCTGGACAACGTCTCCTACCGCAGGGAGTCGGCCATCTGA